AGATCAAGATTGAAGTCAACAGCGATTACCCGCAATGGAACCCCCTCGTTTTTTTGCATGGAAAAGAAAATCGCTAGCTCACGAGAAATAAATGTTTTTCCTACCCCACCTTTGGGGCCATAAACAGTAACAAGCTGTTTGGGACGAATCATTTCAGAAACTTGACTATCTCTGATCGGCTCGGAGAATGAGGGTGGCTGGCTATGATAGCTCTTGGTTTGTTCCTGGATTACATATTGGTGTTGTTGTGGAGCAGCTTCTGCTACCATACCTTGAGGCTGTATCATCATGGCTAACGCTTCGATCTGCCCTGGCTCAATGGGCTTGGTAATAACCCATAAACCTAAGTTCCGGAAAAAAGGCTCCCACATCAGTTCATTGCTTGAGCAAGCAGCAATAAATGAAAGATGAGGAAAGGCTAGCCGAAACTGCTGACACAACACACCTCTTTCCGTTCCCTTTATACCACCCAGCAACACCAAATGGGGTTGGTTTGCCTGTAATTTCGCCCATGCGTCTTCCACTCCGAGTGCTTCCCCGCACACTTCGATCCATCTGCTGTTTATAAGTTGCGCCGTTAACAAACGAACTGAATCTCGATCATCATCTACTATGAGCAAACGCCTTTTCACTCATGCTCCTCCTTTTTAATACCCCAGCGTGTTTTCGTCTTCATTAACTCTGAAGCGAATATTGCGTCTCCTATTCCTGGATTTCCCCCATCCTTCACTGCAGCCAAGCCCAATCTAATTTTTCCATAATGAAGTGCGTGTGTTAGTAGAACAGCCTCATCACGTGTTAGGGAGAGAGTAACAGCTACCAGATTGGGATGATCACCTTCCATTTCGCGTTGAATGCCAATGATCGGCATGTTTTGCAATAGGAGTCCAGAATGTGCTCCTGCCTCATCTTCAAAGGAAGCATAGACATGCACCCTTTCTCCGCTTGATACATGCGGTGAAACTCCTGCAACATTGTCTACGGGAATACTCATACCTGTCATTTTTTCGGTTATCACTCCGCTGCCTTGCGCATTACTTGTTCGCTCCAAATCACTTTGCAATAAAGGTCTGCCTCCCTTCACTTGACGGGTGAAGGCTAAACCGATGAGACTCTGTCCTTCTTCCCATGGAATCAAGCCTGGAATTGGGGCAATGGGTTGTTGAAAGATCCCTCCCAGTTTCACTGTCAATGGCTCCATGTCACTCGCTTCAAGTAATTGGCCACTTTCTTTTTCCACTGTTGATCGCAATTGTATATAGGTCACTTGATGCGGCTTCAAAATGATGTAGGTCGCTACACCTATACATGTTGCGAAAAGCAATATAGCCAATAGTCGTAACGGATGTATAGACATTCTCCCCCTCCTCTCCATTGTTTCTAGCGTAGGGGAGGATAGAGGGACAAAAAAAGAAAACAAAAAACCGTGCATTCGTTCTGCACGGTTACACTTATTACACAAAAAAAGCTGTATTCTCCATTACTTTTTACAAGTAATCGGGAATACAGCTTTTCTCCTCATTCCTTCAAAACTGAATACGCATGATTGCTAAGTGTGTGGATAAGTCCTCGACCGATTAGTATTCGTCAGCTCCACGCGTTACCGCGCTTCCACACCGAACCTATCAACCTCATCGTCTATGAGGGGTCTTACCAGCTTGCGCTGTGGGAAGTCTCATCTTGGAGGGGGCTTCACGCTTAGATGCTTTCAGCGCTTATCCCGTCCGCACATAGCTACCCAGCTGTGCCACTGGCGTGACAACTGGTGCACCAGCGGTGCGTCCATCCCGGTCCTCTCGTACTAAGGACAGCTCTCCTCAAACTTCCTACGCCCGCGACAGATAGGGACCGAACTGTCTCACGACGTTCTGAACCCAGCTCGCGTACCGCTTTAATGGGCGAACAGCCCAACCCTTGGGACCTACTTCAGCCCCAGGATGCGATGAGCCGACATCGAGGTGCCAAACCTCCCCGTCGATGTGGACTCTTGGGGGAGATAAGCCTGTTATCCCCAGGGTAGCTTTTATCCGTTGAGCGATGGCCCTTCCATGCGGAACCACCGGATCACTAAGCCCGACTTTCGTCCCTGCTCGACTTGTAGGTCTCGCAGTCAAGCTCCCTTCTGCCTTTACACTCTACGAATGATTTCCGACCATTCTGAGGGAACCTTTGGGCGCCTCCGTTACCTTTTAGGAGGCGACCGCCCCAGTCAAACTGCCCACCTGGCATGGTCCTCTCGCCCGATAAGGGCGACGAGTTAGAAACTCCGTACATCAAGGGTGGTATCCCACCGACAGCTCCACAGAGGCTGGCGCCCCTGCTTCTCAGCTTCCCACCTATCCTGTACATGATGCACAAAGTTCCAATACCAGGCTACAGTAAAGCTCCATGGGGTCTTTCCGTCTTGTCGCGGGTAACCTGCATCTTCACAGGTATTATGATTTCACCGGGTCTCTTGCCGAGACAGCGCCCAAGTCGTTACGCCTTTCGTGCGGGTCGGAACTTACCCGACAAGGAATTTCGCTACCTTAGGACCGTTATAGTTACGGCCGCCGTTTACTGGGGCTTCGGTTCAAAGCTTCGCTTGCGCTAACTCATCCCCTTAACCTTCCAGCACCGGGCAGGCGTCAGCCCCTATACTTCGCCTTGCGGCTTCGCAGAGACCTGTGTTTTTGCTAAACAGTCGCTTGGGCCTTTTCACTGCGGCCCCCTCGGGCTATTAACCCTACCGAGGCGCCCCTTCTCCCGAAGTTACGGGGCCATTTTGCCGAGTTCCTTAGCAAGAGTTATCCCGCGCACCTTAGGATTCTCTCCTCGCCTACCTGTGTCGGTTTGCGGTACGGGCACCTTGTTCCTCGCTAGACGCTTTTCTTGGCAGTGTGAAATCAGGGACTTCGGTACTTACATTTCCCTCGCCATCACAGCTCATGCTTAACGGTGTGCGGATTTGCCTACACACCACACTTACTGCTTGGACGGCCATCCAGTAGGCCGCTCACCCTATCCTCCTGCGTCACGCCATTGCTCAAGCGGAACAGAGGTGGTACAGGAATATCAACCTGTTGTCCATCGCCTACGCCTTTCGGCCTCAGCTTAGGTCCCGACTAACCCTGGGAGGACGAGCCTTCCCCAGGAAACCTTAGGCTTTCGGTGGACAAGATTCTCACTTGTCTTTTCGCTACTTACACCGGCATTCTCACTTCCAAGCGCTCCACCGCTCTTTCCAGTACGGCTTCACTGCTGCTTGGAACGCTCCCCTA
The window above is part of the Brevibacillus antibioticus genome. Proteins encoded here:
- the cpaB gene encoding Flp pilus assembly protein CpaB produces the protein MSIHPLRLLAILLFATCIGVATYIILKPHQVTYIQLRSTVEKESGQLLEASDMEPLTVKLGGIFQQPIAPIPGLIPWEEGQSLIGLAFTRQVKGGRPLLQSDLERTSNAQGSGVITEKMTGMSIPVDNVAGVSPHVSSGERVHVYASFEDEAGAHSGLLLQNMPIIGIQREMEGDHPNLVAVTLSLTRDEAVLLTHALHYGKIRLGLAAVKDGGNPGIGDAIFASELMKTKTRWGIKKEEHE